From Candidatus Methylomirabilis tolerans:
TGTGCGTGTATGCCGACCTCCTGGGGATCGTGGGCGGGGCAGCCGTGGGGATCGGAATGCTGGACATCGGCCCGACCCAATATTACCTGCGCACGGTGGAGGCTGTAGGGCTCGACAGCGCCCTGGCTGGGCTCATCAAGGCCTCGGTGTTTGGCGTGCTGGTGGCGATTGCAGGGTGCCTCCGGGGGATTCAGTGCGGGCGAAGTTCTGCCGCGGTGGGGGCGGCGACCACCTCGGCGGTAGTGACCGGGATCGTCCTCATCGTCGTGTCGGACGCGCTCATGACCGTCATCTTTAACTTGATCGGGCTCTAAGGAGGCGGCCCGCGATGGCCTTGCCGGAGGCTCGCATCGAGGTTCGCGACCTGGATATGCTCTACGGCGACCGGGTGATCCAGCGCAATCTCAGCTTCACGGTGCGCCGGGGCGACATTTTCGTCGTCATGGGGGGGAGCGGCTGCGGCAAGAGTACGCTGCTCCGGCACATGATCGGACTGATCCAGCCGGCGCGCGGGGACGTGTTCTACGACGGCCGGAGCTTCTGGGCCGCCGAACCGGCCGAGCGGGAGCAGATGATGCGCGGCTTCGGTGTACTCTACCAGAGCGGCGCCCTCTGGAGCTCGATGACGCTGGCCGAGAACGTCGCCCTGTCGCTCGGGGAGTACACCGACCTGAGCCCCGCCGAGATCCGGGAGATCGTCTCGCTGAAGCTCGCGCTGGTGGGGCTCGCCGGATTCGAGGAGTTCTACCCCTCCGAAATCAGCGGGGGCATGCGCAAGCGGGCGGGCCTGGCCCGCGCCATGGCGCTGGACCCGGATATCCTGTTCTTCGACGAGCCCTCGGCGGGCCTGGACCCCATCAGCTCGCGCCTCCTTGACGATCTGATCCTCGAGATCCGCGACAGTCTGGGCGCCACCGTGGTGATCGTCACACACGAACTTCCCAGCATCTTCGCCATCGCGACCAATTCGGTCTTCCTGGACGCGGACACCAAGACCATGATCGCCGCCGGTAATCCGAAGGAGTTGCTGGAGCACCCGCCGGATCCCAAGATACGGCGTTTTCTCACCCGCGGCGAGTCGGAAGGACCATGAGGCATGGCTAAGAAAGCGAACCCGGCGCTGATCGGGGCCTTCGTCCTGGGAGCGATCGTCCTCGCCGTCGGCGGCCTGGTGGTGTTCGGCGGCGGGAAGTTTTTCCGCCAGACCCAGGTGTGGGTCGGCTATTTCCATGAGTCGGTCAAGGGCCTGGCCATCGGCTCACCGGTCACGTTCCAGGGGGTAAAGATCGGGTCAGTCACTGATATCAAGGTGGTTGTCGATCCGAAGGAGATAAAAATTCGCACACCGGTCTTCTTCGAGATTGAGGCTGATCGGTTCACGTCCGCTTTGGGCGAGATCAGGTTCGAGAAGGGCGCCCCTGGGGTGAAGATCATGATTGAGCGGGGCCTTCGCGCTCAACTGGAAACACAGAGCTTCGTGACGGGCCAGTTGGCGGTCGCGCTGGATTTCCACCCGGACACGCCGGTCCACCTGACCGGGCTCAACCCCGACCTCCTCGAG
This genomic window contains:
- a CDS encoding ATP-binding cassette domain-containing protein, whose protein sequence is MLYGDRVIQRNLSFTVRRGDIFVVMGGSGCGKSTLLRHMIGLIQPARGDVFYDGRSFWAAEPAEREQMMRGFGVLYQSGALWSSMTLAENVALSLGEYTDLSPAEIREIVSLKLALVGLAGFEEFYPSEISGGMRKRAGLARAMALDPDILFFDEPSAGLDPISSRLLDDLILEIRDSLGATVVIVTHELPSIFAIATNSVFLDADTKTMIAAGNPKELLEHPPDPKIRRFLTRGESEGP